One segment of Mesoplodon densirostris isolate mMesDen1 chromosome 6, mMesDen1 primary haplotype, whole genome shotgun sequence DNA contains the following:
- the IFNK gene encoding interferon kappa yields the protein MSAEPDVIRKCMWSVCLMGLFVTGILPLDCNLLNVHLRRVTWQNLSLLRRMSKSFPIECLRESKAFELPQEILSHTQALTRDIKEAFYEMSRQAFHIFIQDTFKSTWEEKQLRRVQIGLDQQLQYLEQCLEEEEEENKDMREMAEEEQTQSGVPVPQLSNLELRRYFNRIDRFLKDKKYSHCAWEIVRVEIRRCLYFFHKFTALLGRK from the coding sequence ATGAGCGCCGAGCCTGATGTGATTAGAAAGTGTATGTGGTCAGTGTGCCTCATGGGTCTGTTCGTCACCGGCATCCTCCCTCTGGACTGTAACCTGCTGAATGTTCACCTGAGGAGAGTCACCTGGCAAAATCTGAGCCTTCTGAGAAGGATGAGCAAGTCATTTCCTATAGAGTGTCTCAGAGAAAGCAAAGCTTTTGAGTTGCCCCAAGAGATCCTCTCACACACCCAGGCTCTGACGAGGGACATCAAGGAGGccttctatgaaatgtccagacaGGCCTTCCACATCTTCATTCAAGATACCTTCAAATCCACTTGGGAAGAGAAACAACTGAGACGAGTCCAAATCGGACTTGATCAACAGCTGCAATACCTGGAACAATGcttggaagaagaggaggaggaaaacaaagacaTGAGAGAGATGGCAGAGGAAGAGCAGACACAGTCAGGAGTTCCAGTCCCCCAGTTGAGCAACCTAGAGCTGAGGAGATATTTCAACAGGATAGACAGGTTCCTCAAAGATAAGAAATACAGTCACTGCGCCTGGGAGATCGTCCGAGTGGAAATCAGAAGATGCCTCTACTTCTTTCATAAATTCACAGCACTACTCGGGAGGAAATAA